One window of Halopseudomonas maritima genomic DNA carries:
- the prfB gene encoding peptide chain release factor 2 (programmed frameshift) — MEINPILNTIKDLRSRSETIRGYLDYDHKRDRLTEVERELEDPSVWNEPERAQNLGRERSQLAEIVGTLDEMSGGLADAGELLEMAAEEGDQGAVDDVVTELKRLQEALEKLEFRRMFSGEMDANNCYLDIQAGSGGTEAQDWANILLRMYLRWADQHGFDAEIVELSEGEVAGIKSATVHIRGEYAFGWLRTEIGVHRLVRKSPFDSGNRRHTSFSAVFASPEIDDDIEIDINPADLRIDTYRSSGAGGQHVNTTDSAVRITHIPTNTVVSCQNQRSQHANKDHAMKMLRAKLYELEMMKRTEAAQALEDTKSDIGWGHQIRSYVLDQSRIKDLRTGIENSNCNAVLDGDLDEFIEASLKMGL; from the exons ATGGAAATCAATCCGATTCTGAACACCATCAAAGATCTGCGCAGCCGCTCTGAAACCATCAGGGGGTATCTT GACTACGATCACAAGCGTGATCGTCTGACCGAAGTAGAGCGTGAGCTGGAAGACCCGAGCGTCTGGAATGAACCCGAACGCGCCCAGAATCTGGGGCGTGAACGCTCCCAGCTGGCCGAAATCGTCGGTACCCTCGATGAAATGAGTGGTGGCCTGGCTGACGCCGGCGAGTTGCTCGAGATGGCTGCCGAAGAGGGTGATCAGGGCGCCGTTGACGATGTGGTAACCGAGCTGAAGCGTCTGCAGGAGGCGCTGGAGAAGCTGGAGTTCCGCCGCATGTTCAGCGGCGAGATGGACGCCAACAACTGCTATCTGGATATTCAGGCCGGTTCTGGCGGCACCGAAGCGCAGGATTGGGCCAACATTCTGCTGCGCATGTACCTGCGCTGGGCGGACCAGCACGGCTTTGATGCGGAGATTGTCGAACTGTCCGAAGGGGAAGTGGCCGGTATCAAGAGTGCGACCGTGCACATCCGCGGCGAATACGCCTTTGGTTGGCTGCGTACCGAAATTGGCGTGCACCGTCTGGTGCGCAAGAGCCCGTTTGACTCCGGCAACCGTCGTCACACCTCGTTCTCGGCGGTGTTTGCCTCGCCTGAGATCGACGACGATATCGAAATCGATATCAACCCGGCAGATCTGCGCATCGACACCTATCGTTCATCGGGTGCCGGTGGTCAGCACGTTAACACCACTGACTCGGCGGTGCGGATTACCCACATTCCGACCAACACTGTGGTCAGTTGCCAAAACCAGCGCTCGCAGCACGCCAACAAGGACCACGCCATGAAGATGTTGCGTGCCAAGTTGTACGAGCTGGAAATGATGAAGCGCACCGAGGCCGCCCAGGCGCTGGAAGACACCAAGTCCGATATCGGCTGGGGGCACCAGATTCGTTCCTACGTGCTCGACCAGTCGCGCATCAAGGATTTGCGCACCGGCATTGAGAACAGCAACTGCAACGCGGTGCTGGACGGCGACCTCGACGAGTTTATCGAAGCCAGCCTGAAGATGGGCCTGTAA
- the lysS gene encoding lysine--tRNA ligase has protein sequence MTDQPQDLQAQHEEENQLIAQRKAKLAAAREQGIAFPNDFRRDSLCADLQKAYEGKSKEELEAAAIPVKIAGRIMLNRGAFMVLQDTSGRLQVYVDRKGLPAETLEAIKTWDLGDIIAAEGTLARSGKGDLYVHMKNVQLLTKSLRPLPDKHHGLTDTEQRYRQRYVDLIVNEEARHTFRVRSQVIAHIRRFLNERGFLEVETPMLQTIPGGAAAKPFETHHNALDMAMFLRIAPELYLKRLVVGGFEKVFEINRNFRNEGVSTRHNPEFTMLEFYQAYADYRDNMDLTEELFRELAQAVLGTTDVPYGDKVFHFGEPFVRLSVYDSILKYNPDITEADLNDVETARAIAKKAGAKVLGHEGLGKLQVMIFEELVESKLEQPHFITEYPFEVSPLARRNDDNPNVTDRFELFIGGREIANAYSELNDAEDQAERFLAQVAEKDAGDDEAMHYDADFVRALEYGMPPTAGEGIGIDRLVMLLTNSPSIRDVILFPHMRPETA, from the coding sequence ATGACCGACCAGCCGCAAGACCTGCAAGCCCAACACGAGGAAGAGAATCAGCTGATCGCGCAGCGCAAGGCCAAGCTGGCCGCAGCCCGCGAGCAGGGCATCGCCTTCCCCAACGACTTCCGCCGCGACAGCCTGTGCGCCGACCTGCAGAAGGCGTATGAGGGTAAGAGCAAGGAGGAGCTGGAAGCCGCGGCCATTCCGGTCAAGATCGCCGGTCGCATCATGCTTAACCGCGGTGCCTTCATGGTGCTGCAGGACACCTCCGGTCGCCTGCAGGTTTACGTGGACCGCAAGGGTCTGCCGGCCGAGACGCTGGAAGCGATCAAGACCTGGGACCTGGGTGACATCATTGCCGCCGAAGGCACCCTGGCGCGTTCGGGCAAGGGCGATCTTTATGTGCACATGAAAAACGTGCAGCTGCTGACCAAGTCCCTGCGCCCGCTGCCGGACAAGCACCACGGTCTGACCGACACCGAGCAGCGCTACCGTCAGCGCTATGTTGACCTGATCGTCAACGAAGAAGCGCGTCACACCTTCCGCGTGCGCTCCCAGGTGATCGCGCACATCCGCCGCTTCCTTAACGAGCGCGGCTTCCTGGAAGTCGAAACCCCGATGCTGCAAACCATTCCGGGCGGCGCGGCGGCCAAGCCGTTTGAAACCCACCACAACGCGCTGGATATGGCGATGTTCCTGCGTATCGCGCCGGAGCTGTACCTCAAGCGTCTGGTCGTCGGCGGTTTTGAAAAGGTGTTCGAGATCAACCGTAATTTCCGTAACGAGGGCGTCTCGACCCGTCACAACCCCGAGTTCACCATGCTCGAGTTCTACCAGGCCTATGCGGATTATCGCGACAACATGGACCTGACCGAAGAGCTGTTCCGTGAGCTGGCGCAGGCGGTGCTCGGCACCACGGACGTGCCCTATGGCGACAAGGTATTCCATTTTGGCGAGCCCTTTGTGCGCCTGTCGGTATACGACTCCATCCTCAAGTACAACCCGGATATCACCGAGGCAGACCTGAACGACGTCGAGACAGCACGCGCCATCGCCAAGAAGGCCGGCGCCAAGGTGCTGGGTCACGAAGGTCTGGGCAAGCTGCAGGTGATGATTTTTGAAGAGCTGGTCGAGAGCAAGCTCGAGCAGCCGCACTTCATCACCGAGTACCCGTTCGAAGTCTCGCCGCTGGCGCGTCGCAACGACGACAACCCGAACGTCACCGACCGTTTCGAGCTGTTTATCGGTGGTCGCGAGATCGCTAACGCCTACTCCGAGCTTAACGACGCCGAAGACCAGGCCGAGCGCTTCCTGGCTCAGGTGGCCGAGAAGGACGCCGGTGACGACGAAGCCATGCACTACGATGCCGACTTTGTTCGTGCGCTGGAGTACGGCATGCCGCCGACCGCCGGTGAAGGCATCGGTATTGACCGCCTGGTGATGCTGCTGACCAACTCGCCGTCGATTCGCGACGTCATCCTGTTCCCGCATATGCGGCCAGAAACGGCGTAA
- a CDS encoding flavohemoglobin expression-modulating QEGLA motif protein, whose amino-acid sequence MKQSEQYQLVIRSLSDRIVEAQAPIRVLDAIKWDDGIRDAFFKKRCKALPEVTADYYAQRPLSFDPAERRQIFQDIERDITRQLGSFNPVGQIMRRMCREYRMVIRMLEARGTQDFGLISQELYGAASDAFHAGDPTLTDLGITLSESLKNIARTDLAREPKTIAAPEAVEILQARMNEAFPDDQAVRVFESDGIVADAAAGADYIKIRTDALFNQRDLNILAVHEGMVHVATSLNGQHQPICTFLAKGPPSSTVTQEGLAILMEVLTFNSYPARLRKLTDRTRAIQIAETGGNFLDVFQFYRDEGYSRDDSYNNASRVFRGSSSEGLPFTKDLVYLKGFILTYNYIQLAVRKGKLQQIPLLFCGKTTLEDMRTLGQLVEEGLVVPPRYLPAPFADLNALSAWMCFSGFLNNLSLERVEADYANIL is encoded by the coding sequence GTGAAACAGAGTGAGCAGTATCAGCTGGTCATCCGCAGTCTGTCCGACCGCATTGTCGAGGCGCAGGCGCCGATTCGGGTGCTGGATGCCATCAAGTGGGACGATGGCATTCGCGATGCGTTTTTTAAAAAGCGCTGCAAGGCGCTGCCGGAGGTGACGGCGGATTACTACGCTCAGCGTCCGCTGAGCTTTGATCCGGCCGAGCGGCGGCAGATTTTTCAGGATATCGAGCGCGATATCACCCGGCAGCTGGGCAGCTTTAACCCGGTGGGTCAGATCATGCGGCGCATGTGCCGCGAGTACCGCATGGTCATCCGTATGCTGGAGGCGCGCGGCACCCAGGATTTTGGCCTGATCTCGCAAGAGCTCTACGGTGCGGCCTCTGACGCTTTTCACGCGGGTGATCCGACCCTGACCGATCTGGGTATCACGCTGAGCGAGTCGCTGAAAAACATTGCGCGTACTGATCTGGCCCGTGAGCCCAAGACCATTGCCGCGCCGGAAGCGGTCGAGATTCTGCAGGCACGCATGAACGAGGCCTTTCCGGATGACCAGGCGGTGCGGGTATTCGAGTCTGACGGTATTGTTGCTGATGCCGCTGCTGGCGCGGATTACATCAAGATCCGCACTGATGCGCTGTTCAATCAACGGGATCTGAATATTCTTGCCGTGCACGAGGGCATGGTACACGTGGCGACCAGTCTGAACGGCCAGCATCAGCCGATCTGCACCTTTCTGGCCAAGGGGCCGCCGTCTTCTACGGTCACCCAGGAAGGCCTGGCGATTCTGATGGAGGTGCTGACCTTCAACTCCTACCCTGCGCGCCTGCGCAAGCTGACCGACCGCACCCGGGCCATTCAGATAGCCGAAACCGGGGGCAACTTCCTGGACGTTTTCCAGTTCTACCGGGACGAAGGCTACTCGCGCGATGACAGCTACAACAATGCCAGCCGCGTGTTCCGTGGTTCCTCCAGCGAGGGGCTACCGTTCACCAAGGATCTGGTCTACCTGAAGGGCTTTATCCTCACCTACAACTACATTCAGCTGGCGGTGCGCAAGGGCAAGCTGCAGCAAATTCCGCTGCTGTTTTGTGGCAAGACTACGCTGGAAGACATGCGTACCCTGGGGCAGCTGGTGGAGGAAGGGCTGGTGGTGCCGCCGCGCTATCTGCCGGCCCCCTTTGCTGATCTCAACGCCCTCAGTGCCTGGATGTGTTTCTCGGGCTTTCTCAACAATCTGAGTCTGGAGCGGGTCGAAGCCGACTACGCCAACATTCTGTAA
- the ung gene encoding uracil-DNA glycosylase: MGERPIQLDDSWLGELQGEFEQPYMQQLRSFLQQEKAAGKTTFPPGPQVFNALNSTALDQVRVVIIGQDPYHGPGQAHGLSFSVPPGVRTPPSLQNIFKEINRDLGLPIPPHGCLQSWAEQGVLLLNAVLTVEQAQAGSHAKRGWERFTSKVIEVVNARREHCVFLLWGSYAQRKGEQIDRERHCVLTSVHPSPLSAHRGFIGNGHFSAANDYLVSHGQAPIDWGLPDLPR; this comes from the coding sequence GTGGGTGAGCGGCCAATTCAACTGGATGACAGCTGGCTCGGCGAGCTGCAGGGCGAGTTTGAACAGCCGTACATGCAGCAGCTGCGCAGCTTCTTGCAGCAGGAGAAGGCTGCCGGCAAGACAACCTTTCCGCCTGGGCCGCAGGTCTTCAATGCGCTCAACTCTACGGCGCTGGATCAGGTGCGGGTGGTGATCATTGGTCAGGACCCCTATCACGGCCCGGGGCAGGCTCACGGGCTGAGCTTCTCGGTGCCGCCCGGTGTGCGCACGCCACCGTCGCTGCAGAATATTTTCAAAGAGATCAATCGCGATCTGGGTTTACCGATTCCGCCCCACGGCTGTCTGCAGTCCTGGGCGGAGCAGGGTGTTCTGCTGCTCAATGCGGTGCTGACGGTTGAGCAGGCGCAGGCCGGGTCCCACGCCAAGCGCGGTTGGGAGCGTTTTACCTCAAAGGTGATTGAGGTGGTCAACGCGCGGCGCGAGCACTGTGTGTTCCTGCTGTGGGGCAGCTACGCCCAGCGCAAGGGCGAACAGATCGATCGCGAACGTCATTGTGTGCTGACCTCGGTGCATCCTTCGCCGTTGTCCGCCCATCGCGGATTTATCGGTAACGGCCACTTTTCCGCCGCCAACGACTATCTTGTCAGTCATGGGCAGGCACCCATTGACTGGGGTCTGCCTGATCTTCCCCGTTAG
- a CDS encoding enoyl-CoA hydratase gives MEHALQPYTALVPRTDKLVVQKAGHTALVTIDNPPANTWDSDSLHGLPELLHHLNADPDIYALVLTGRGERFFSAGADLNMFADGDAARAREMARLFGAAFEALRDFSGVTIAAINGYAMGGGLECALACDIRIAERQAQLALPEASVGLLPCAGGTQALAWLVGEGWAKRMILCGERIDGVRAERIGLVQECVEQGQAVAVALRLAAQVARQSPTAVGYCKQLIQGARNQPLNSLLASEREHFVDLFELEDTVEGVNAFLEKRPLRWTRR, from the coding sequence ATGGAGCATGCACTGCAACCCTATACCGCGCTTGTACCGCGCACCGACAAACTGGTGGTGCAGAAGGCCGGCCATACCGCGCTGGTTACCATTGATAACCCGCCGGCCAATACCTGGGATTCCGACAGCCTGCACGGCTTGCCCGAGCTGCTGCATCATCTGAACGCCGATCCGGATATCTACGCGCTGGTGCTGACTGGCCGCGGCGAGCGTTTCTTTTCCGCGGGCGCCGATCTGAATATGTTTGCTGACGGTGATGCGGCGCGGGCGCGGGAGATGGCCCGTCTGTTTGGCGCAGCCTTTGAGGCGTTGCGCGATTTCTCCGGCGTCACCATTGCGGCCATCAACGGCTATGCGATGGGTGGCGGCCTGGAGTGCGCGCTGGCCTGTGATATCCGCATTGCTGAGCGGCAGGCGCAACTGGCCTTGCCGGAGGCCAGTGTCGGACTGTTGCCCTGCGCTGGTGGCACTCAGGCTCTGGCCTGGCTGGTCGGAGAAGGTTGGGCCAAGCGGATGATTCTCTGCGGCGAGCGGATTGATGGCGTGCGGGCCGAACGTATCGGCTTGGTACAGGAGTGCGTGGAGCAGGGGCAGGCGGTGGCGGTGGCACTACGCCTGGCAGCCCAGGTGGCACGTCAGAGTCCGACCGCAGTGGGCTACTGCAAGCAGCTGATCCAGGGTGCCCGCAACCAACCGTTGAACTCTTTGCTGGCCAGTGAGCGCGAGCACTTCGTTGACCTGTTCGAGCTGGAGGATACCGTGGAGGGGGTTAACGCCTTTCTGGAGAAGCGACCGCTGCGGTGGACGCGGCGGTGA
- a CDS encoding HDOD domain-containing protein: MTDLAQRVHDELMQAIEKDQLVLPTLPEVALRVREAAEDPDVSIPDLVREISNDAALSARLIKVVNSPLLRSRQEITDLSMAVNRMGIAYTANLATGLAMSQMFQATSDVIDRKMREVWTRSTEVAGISHVLCRHYTRLKPDQATLAGLVHQIGVLPILSYAEENSQLLRDSISLNLVIDRIHPLLGDRILQAWDFPEPLRHVPSEHLDFQRNSASVDYADIVQVAMLQSLSGTQHPYAQMDWSGISAFAKLGLNPADEQEDEDLSAEMEAAMQLLA, encoded by the coding sequence ATGACCGACCTCGCCCAACGCGTCCATGATGAGCTGATGCAAGCCATCGAGAAAGATCAGCTGGTACTACCCACCCTGCCGGAGGTTGCACTACGGGTGCGAGAGGCCGCCGAAGACCCGGACGTCAGCATTCCCGACCTGGTGCGCGAAATAAGCAACGACGCCGCCCTCAGCGCCCGCCTGATCAAGGTGGTCAACAGTCCGCTACTGCGCAGCCGCCAAGAAATCACCGACCTGTCGATGGCCGTGAACCGCATGGGCATCGCCTACACCGCCAACCTGGCAACCGGTCTGGCGATGTCGCAGATGTTCCAGGCGACCTCTGACGTGATTGACCGCAAGATGCGTGAGGTATGGACGCGCAGCACAGAAGTGGCTGGCATCAGCCATGTGCTGTGCCGTCACTACACCCGTCTGAAGCCCGATCAGGCCACACTGGCTGGCCTGGTCCACCAGATTGGCGTGCTGCCGATTCTTAGCTACGCCGAAGAGAACAGCCAGCTGTTGCGCGACTCCATCAGCCTGAACCTGGTTATCGACCGCATTCACCCGCTGCTGGGCGATCGCATTCTGCAGGCCTGGGACTTCCCCGAGCCGCTGCGTCACGTACCGTCCGAGCATCTGGACTTCCAGCGCAACTCAGCCAGTGTTGACTACGCCGACATTGTGCAGGTGGCCATGCTGCAGTCACTGTCCGGCACCCAGCACCCGTACGCGCAAATGGACTGGAGCGGCATCAGCGCCTTTGCCAAGCTCGGTTTGAACCCGGCCGACGAACAGGAAGACGAAGACCTGTCTGCCGAGATGGAAGCCGCCATGCAGCTGCTGGCCTGA
- the ygfZ gene encoding CAF17-like 4Fe-4S cluster assembly/insertion protein YgfZ, protein MTLHAELASHFAEASDSSDFATGLSLLDHQGLISVTGSDADKFLQGQITCDLRQLDQDHSSLGARCSPKGRMQSSFRIWRTTDGMLLSLARELVAPQLADLGKYAALYRQCQLADQSDNWAGFGLWGEQAEQALHAAGLQPPAEDNGISRTGNSVALRLPGAAYAVWTPIADAPALLAKLSAHASLVSANQWQLRQIQSGIGQVTGPTLESYIPQMLNLQHLGGVSFRKGCYTGQEIVARMQYLGKLKRRMYRLLMAGDAPPKPGTEIIDRDSGKAVGDVVIAARGSKAVELLAVLQKDAAQLATLSLAASDGPLLTLSELPYEQALTSAEAEQ, encoded by the coding sequence ATGACCTTACACGCCGAGCTTGCCAGCCACTTTGCCGAGGCGAGCGACAGCAGCGACTTCGCGACAGGCCTGAGCCTGCTCGACCATCAGGGCCTGATCAGTGTGACCGGCAGCGATGCCGACAAATTCCTGCAGGGCCAAATCACCTGCGACCTGCGCCAGCTCGACCAGGATCACAGCAGCCTCGGCGCGCGCTGCAGCCCCAAGGGCCGCATGCAGTCCAGCTTCCGCATCTGGCGAACCACCGACGGCATGCTGTTGAGTCTGGCGCGCGAGCTGGTTGCCCCGCAATTGGCCGATCTCGGCAAATACGCCGCACTTTACCGCCAATGCCAACTGGCGGACCAAAGCGACAACTGGGCCGGCTTCGGCCTATGGGGCGAGCAAGCCGAACAGGCATTGCATGCGGCCGGCCTCCAGCCACCTGCCGAAGACAACGGCATCAGCCGCACGGGCAACAGCGTCGCCCTGCGCCTGCCGGGCGCGGCCTATGCCGTCTGGACGCCGATTGCCGATGCGCCTGCCCTGTTGGCGAAGCTGTCCGCCCACGCTTCACTGGTTAGCGCCAACCAGTGGCAGTTGCGCCAAATCCAGAGCGGCATCGGCCAAGTGACCGGGCCGACCCTCGAAAGCTATATTCCGCAGATGCTCAATCTGCAACACTTGGGCGGCGTCAGCTTCCGCAAGGGCTGCTACACCGGCCAGGAGATCGTTGCTCGCATGCAGTACCTGGGCAAACTCAAGCGTCGCATGTACCGCCTGCTGATGGCTGGCGACGCACCGCCCAAGCCGGGCACCGAGATTATCGATCGCGACAGCGGCAAAGCCGTGGGCGACGTCGTAATCGCCGCGCGCGGATCCAAGGCAGTCGAACTGCTGGCCGTATTGCAGAAGGATGCAGCACAATTGGCGACGTTAAGCCTGGCCGCCAGCGACGGCCCGCTACTGACGCTCAGTGAGCTACCCTACGAGCAGGCACTGACCAGCGCTGAAGCCGAACAATAG
- a CDS encoding FAD assembly factor SdhE — protein MSADIEMKRLFWHSRRGMLELDVLLVPFLQEVYPTLDEADQARYRQLLECEDQDMFVWFMQRGEPDDPELRHIVRMILDRVQPN, from the coding sequence ATGTCGGCCGATATAGAAATGAAACGTTTGTTCTGGCACAGCCGTCGCGGCATGCTGGAACTGGATGTCTTGCTGGTGCCCTTTCTGCAGGAGGTGTATCCGACGCTGGACGAGGCTGATCAGGCGCGTTATCGCCAACTGCTGGAGTGTGAGGATCAGGACATGTTCGTCTGGTTTATGCAGCGTGGCGAGCCGGATGACCCGGAGCTGCGTCACATCGTGAGGATGATTCTGGACCGTGTACAGCCAAACTGA
- the nadB gene encoding L-aspartate oxidase produces MTRQRQYDVLVIGSGAAGLTLALHLASDLRVAVLSKGQLSEGSTFWAQGGVAAVLDDADTVDAHVQDTLIAGGGLCHEDAVRQIVGDSADAIGWLVEQGVPFTRERRSDGSESDDFHLTREGGHSHRRIIHAADATGAAIFNTLLQRAEEHSNIELLDNRVAVDLITSKKLGRSGNECLGAYILNRSSGHVETVAARFTVLATGGASKVYLYTSNPDSASGDGIAMAWRAGCRVANMEFNQFHPTCLYHPKAKSFLITEALRGEGALLRLPNGERFMPRFDERAELAPRDIVARAIDHEMKRLGLDCVYLDITHKPADFIRSHFPTVHERCLAFGIDITREPIPVVPAAHYTCGGVMVDSSGRTDLTRLYAIGETSFTGLHGANRMASNSLLECIVYGRAASQDILARLQDSAMPQELPIWDESQVTDSDEDVIISHNWDELRRFMWDYVGIVRTSKRLQRAKHRVDLLLAEIHEFYSNYRVSRDLLELRNLAVVADLIIRSAMQRRESRGLHYTLDYPAQLEQALDTILPPPNADD; encoded by the coding sequence ATGACGCGACAACGCCAATACGACGTACTGGTCATCGGCAGCGGCGCCGCCGGCCTGACCCTAGCTCTGCACCTGGCCAGCGATCTACGCGTAGCCGTATTGAGCAAAGGACAGCTATCCGAGGGCTCCACCTTCTGGGCCCAAGGCGGTGTAGCAGCGGTGCTGGACGATGCCGACACGGTTGACGCGCACGTCCAGGACACCCTGATCGCTGGCGGCGGCCTGTGTCACGAAGACGCTGTACGGCAGATTGTTGGCGATAGCGCCGACGCCATCGGCTGGCTGGTCGAACAGGGCGTACCCTTCACCCGCGAGCGACGCTCGGATGGCAGCGAGAGCGACGATTTCCATCTGACCCGCGAGGGCGGCCACAGTCATCGCCGCATCATCCACGCCGCTGACGCCACCGGCGCAGCCATCTTCAACACACTGCTGCAACGGGCCGAAGAGCACAGCAATATCGAGCTACTGGATAACCGCGTGGCGGTTGACCTGATCACCAGCAAAAAGCTGGGCCGCAGCGGCAACGAGTGCCTGGGCGCCTACATCCTGAACCGCTCAAGCGGGCACGTCGAAACTGTCGCCGCACGCTTTACCGTGTTGGCCACGGGCGGCGCCAGCAAGGTGTACCTGTACACCAGCAACCCGGACAGCGCCTCGGGCGACGGTATCGCCATGGCCTGGCGCGCCGGCTGCCGGGTGGCCAACATGGAATTCAACCAGTTCCACCCGACCTGTCTGTACCATCCCAAGGCCAAGAGTTTTTTGATCACCGAAGCCCTGCGCGGCGAAGGCGCCCTGCTGCGCCTGCCCAATGGCGAGCGCTTTATGCCGCGCTTTGACGAGCGCGCCGAGCTGGCACCGCGCGATATCGTGGCCCGCGCCATCGACCATGAAATGAAGCGCCTGGGTCTGGACTGTGTGTACCTGGATATCACCCATAAGCCGGCCGACTTTATCCGTAGTCACTTCCCGACTGTGCACGAACGCTGCCTGGCATTTGGCATTGATATCACCCGCGAACCAATACCGGTCGTACCAGCGGCCCACTACACCTGTGGCGGCGTAATGGTCGACAGCAGCGGGCGCACCGACCTCACCCGACTCTACGCCATTGGCGAGACCAGCTTCACCGGCCTGCACGGCGCCAACCGCATGGCCAGCAACTCGCTGCTCGAATGCATTGTGTACGGCCGTGCCGCCAGCCAGGACATTCTGGCGCGCTTGCAAGACAGCGCCATGCCGCAAGAGCTGCCGATCTGGGATGAAAGCCAGGTGACCGACTCGGATGAGGACGTGATCATCTCCCACAACTGGGATGAGCTGCGGCGCTTCATGTGGGATTACGTGGGGATTGTGCGGACATCCAAGCGACTGCAACGGGCGAAACACCGCGTTGACCTGCTACTGGCGGAAATCCACGAGTTCTACAGCAATTATCGGGTCAGCCGGGACCTGCTGGAGCTGCGCAACCTGGCGGTGGTCGCCGACCTGATCATTCGCTCGGCCATGCAGCGCCGCGAGAGCCGCGGCCTGCACTACACCCTGGACTACCCGGCGCAGCTGGAGCAAGCGCTGGATACTATTCTGCCACCACCCAACGCTGACGACTGA
- the rpoE gene encoding RNA polymerase sigma factor RpoE: MTGQSDQQLVERVQKGDKRAFDLLVLKYQHKILALVTRFVHDSHEAQDVAQEAFIKAYRALANFRGDSAFYTWLYRIAINTAKNYLVARNRRPPDSDIAADEAEYYEGDSILKDIHSPEREMLRDEIEQVVNKTLEQLPDDLRTALTLREFEGLSYEDIANVMACPVGTVRSRIFRAREAIDKALKPLLEA; this comes from the coding sequence ATGACAGGGCAGAGCGATCAGCAGTTGGTTGAGCGTGTTCAGAAAGGCGACAAGCGTGCCTTTGATCTGCTGGTTCTTAAATACCAGCACAAGATTCTCGCATTGGTGACGCGTTTTGTGCATGACAGCCATGAAGCGCAGGACGTGGCTCAAGAAGCGTTCATCAAAGCCTATCGCGCGCTGGCGAACTTTCGTGGTGATAGCGCGTTCTATACGTGGCTGTACCGCATTGCGATTAACACCGCAAAGAACTACCTGGTGGCGCGCAATCGTCGGCCGCCGGATTCGGATATCGCCGCAGATGAGGCGGAGTATTACGAAGGCGACAGCATCCTGAAGGATATTCACTCGCCTGAACGCGAAATGTTGCGCGACGAAATCGAGCAGGTAGTGAACAAAACCCTCGAACAGTTGCCTGATGATTTAAGAACAGCGTTAACCCTGCGTGAGTTCGAAGGGTTGAGCTATGAAGACATTGCCAACGTGATGGCCTGCCCGGTCGGCACCGTCCGCTCCCGGATCTTCCGGGCGCGGGAGGCAATAGATAAAGCCCTGAAACCGTTGCTTGAAGCATGA
- a CDS encoding sigma-E factor negative regulatory protein, with the protein MRNEVLQESLSALMDNEADELEVRRVLQAADQDPALRSTWARYQMARSVMHKEPWQGSVDLSAGIAAALQDEPALHLESGQAAPVAAQGSVLWRNLGRVAVAASVTLAVLVGVRMVNQGDAPTQPMTAASSPAPSMLQANPAARSGAVLAGYSQTGTAAAEPLAPAQGPSAWHEQRISRYLREHAEAGAQFNTPQLVPYARAASMEGR; encoded by the coding sequence ATGAGAAACGAAGTCTTGCAGGAGTCTCTTTCCGCTCTCATGGACAACGAGGCTGATGAACTGGAAGTGCGCCGTGTTCTCCAGGCAGCTGATCAGGATCCAGCACTGCGTAGTACCTGGGCGCGCTACCAGATGGCTCGCTCGGTCATGCACAAGGAGCCCTGGCAGGGTTCGGTAGACCTGTCAGCTGGCATCGCTGCAGCGCTACAGGATGAGCCGGCGTTGCACCTGGAATCTGGGCAGGCGGCGCCTGTTGCCGCTCAGGGATCTGTGTTGTGGCGCAACCTCGGTCGGGTAGCCGTGGCGGCATCCGTGACCTTGGCCGTGCTGGTAGGCGTGCGGATGGTCAATCAGGGTGATGCGCCGACGCAGCCGATGACTGCGGCCAGCAGCCCTGCGCCGTCTATGCTGCAGGCTAATCCGGCTGCACGCTCCGGTGCGGTATTGGCCGGCTACTCGCAGACCGGCACTGCCGCCGCCGAGCCGCTGGCGCCTGCGCAAGGTCCCTCGGCCTGGCATGAGCAGCGCATTAGTCGCTACCTGCGTGAGCACGCCGAGGCTGGTGCCCAGTTCAATACGCCGCAGCTGGTGCCTTATGCCCGCGCAGCGAGCATGGAAGGTCGCTAG